Within Terriglobales bacterium, the genomic segment AGGAGCAACCGCTGAGGAGCCTGTGCGAGCGGCTGGATGCGATCAAGATTGATTTGAAGTCGTTTTCGGAGACGTACTATCGCGACGTGGTGCGAGGCGAACTGAAGCCGGTGTTGAACAGTATCAGCACGGTTCGCCGGCATGGGAAATGGCTGGAGATCGTGTACCTGACGGTGCCGACCATGAACGACAGCGATGCCGAGTTCCGCAATATGGCACGCTGGGTGAAGACAGAGTTGGGGCCGGACGTGCCGGTGCACTTCACGCGGTTTTATCCACTCTATCTTCTGAAGAATCTTCCGCCGACACCGGTGGAGACGCTGGAGCGCGCCAAGGCAATTGCGGATTCCGAAGGGCTGCATTACGTGTACATCGGGAATGTGCCGGGCCACAAAGCGGAGAACACGTATTGTCCGAAGTGCCGGCAACTGCTGATCGAGCGAACCGGGTTTTCTGTCGCCACGATGAACGTGAAAGCGGGTAAGTGCAACAAGTGTGCGCAGGTGATTCCGGGCGTGTGGGCCTGATCGCAGGAGGCCGTGATGAGGAAATCGTTCATAGCAGGCGTGTATGCAATCGCGGTGCTGCTGGCGATTGTGTCGTGTCGCGGAGCAGAGCAACCGAAGGACCGTGCGGCGGCGGTGGCGGGCACGTTCTACCCTGCGGACCCGACGCAACTCGCGGCGTTCGTTGACGGCGAATTGGCCAAGGCGGGTGTGCTGCAGGTAGGTGGTACTTTGATCGGCCTGGTCGTACCCCATGCAGGGTATCCGTATTCGGGGCCGGTGGCGGCGTACTCTTATGCGCAGTTGAAGGGTAAGAAGTTCAAGCGGGTTGTGCTGATCGGCCCGTCGCATTTCGAAGAGATCGGATTCAGCTCGGTGTATAACGGCGACGCCTATACGACGCCGTTGGGAAAAGTTCTGGTGGATCGGGAATTTGCGAAGAAGTTGGCATCGCAAGGCAGGTCCATTCGGCTGTCGGGTGCGGGGCACGCAGTAGGTCAGCAGTCGGAGCACAGCCTGGAAGTGCAACTGCCATTTCTTCAACGCACGCTGGGCGATTTCAAGATAGTTCCGATCGTTATGGGCGACCAATCGTATGGAGCGATGCGGGAACTTGGGATGGGGCTGGCAAAGCTGCTGAAGGATGATCCCGATACCTTGATGGTAGCCAGTTCAGATTTGTCGCACTATCACCCATATGAAGATGCAGCCAGACGAGACCACAACTTTCTCGATGCAGTGACGCACAATGATTTTCTTTCTATGTCCCACAACCTGGAAAGCGGGATATGGGAGGCGTGTGGCGGCGGTCCGATTGTGACGGTGATGATTGCGGCACAACACCTGGGTGCATCGTCGCCGAGAGTGTTGAAGTACGCGAATTCCGGTGATGTGACGGGCGATAAGGGACGGGTTGTTGGGTATTCGGCGATGGCGTTGGTTAAAGGTGCGGACGAGGCGGTAGAGACCAAAGCTGCCATCGCGGATGAGGGGCGAGCGGAGCTGTTGAAGATAGCACGGCTTTCGGTGGAAACCGCCGTGCGGGAGCACAAGATGTATGAGCCGCCACCGCCAAAGCTGACGGAGCTTCAACTGGAGAGGGGTGCGTTCGTAACACTTACGAGAAAAGGTGAACTGAGAGGATGCGTGGGATATCCCTCGGCTGTGATGCCGCTGTATATGGTGGTGCGCGATGTAGCCGCGCTGGCAGCGGTCCGTGATACGCGGTTTTCACCGGTGAAACCTGAAGAGCTGAAGGATCTGGAGTATGAGATATCCGTTCTGTCGCCGTTCGTGCATGTGTTGGATGTGAAGAACATCCAGGTTGGGCGAGACGGATTGATCGCGCGGAAGGGATCGCTGGAGGGATATCTGTTGCCGCAGGTTCCGGTGGAGGAACACTGGAACCGCGATACGTTTTTGGAAGAGATTGGAATCAAGGCCGGGCTGGAGAAGGACGCGTGGAGAGACGCCGATACCGACCTGTTCACATTTTCAGCGGTGGTGTTTTCAGATCACGAGAAGTTGAAGAACTGATTACGAATTCCGCGGCGTTCGTGCGGCCAGAAGGATGGGGCCGAGGTTGGCGAGCGCGACGATCCCGGCAGTCTTATAAAAGCCAAAGACTGGTATCAACCACATACTGATGACGAGCGCGCCAACGCACGCGCCAAAGAGGTCGAGGCCGTAGAGCGTGCCGGGAGAGGCGGGTTGGCGTACGTGCGAGAAGATACGCATTCCGATCGGAAACTGGAAGCCGCCAACTATTCCGCAAAGGACGGCGAACACGAGAAAAACCGCGTGCAAGAAGATGGTTGGGAGACCGAACGCGGTGAGCTTTCCCATGCCGACTATAAGCGGGGTTACGGCGAGCAGCACGACAACGGCGGCGACTTGGGTGAGCCATAGCAGGCGGATCGAGTTTCGATTCTCCGTGTGCCGCAGAGCGAGCCAACTGCCGGTGGCCATTCCGATCATGAACCCGGCGATGATGAGTGCGAGTTCATTAAAGACGTATCCGTAAACGGCCTGGAATCCGAGCAGCAAGAGAATTTCAAGAACCATGAGAGTGAGTCCCATCATGGCGACGGAGTAGCCTGCGGCGACGCGCCGACTGGAGTTTGTGACGGCGGAGATAAGCAGCAGAGCGAATATCGCCCAGATAACAGCAGCGAACGGTATTTTGGCTATGGTGTTGAATGCGTCGCGGTAGCGGGAGTTGAACTGCGTGCTCCACAACTCGATATTGAAAAAGTAAGCGATCGGAACAAAGTCGCGGTTGATGCGGGTTGTCTCTGTGGGCTTGAGACTCTCGGCCAGAGATGTCACACGCTCGGGCGTGATGCGGAATGGAAGATAGTAGTCGCGGAAGAAGGTGGTGCGTACGCCCCTCTGGTCGAGTCGGGTGAGCAGGAGTTGTGGGTCGGTGGTGAGCAGGGCCGGCTGTGCGGTGGCAATGAAGTGCACAACCTCGCCGGGAATGGTGATGGTGTGGGCGAAGGCGCGCTGGAGGGTTGCGTTGAGGCAGCGAAGGAAGGCCTTCATCTGCGGATTGAGGTATTCCTCGGATGCGTGCATCTGGAATCCGAAAACGCCGCCGGGGTTGAGGTGCGCCGAGACTTCCTGGAAGGACTCTTCGGTGTAGAAGCGGTTGATCTGCGCAGTTTGTGGCTCGGGAAGGCTCAGGATGACGACGTCAAAGCGCAGTGGAGTGGAATTCAGGAAGAGGCGTCCGTCGAGTTCGTGAATGTGAATGCGGCGGTCGGCGATGAGGGAAGCCCAGAGCTGCGGGAAATGGTCGCGCGAGATGCGTATGACGGCCGGGTCGAGTTCGACGTAGTCGACGCGCTCGACGGTGGGATACTTCAGGATTTCGGCGATACTGCCGTTGAGTCCACCACCGATAAGAAGGACGGTACGCGGAGAAGGGTGCTGGAGAAGGGGAAAATGCACGGCTTCTTCGGCAGCGGCCAGATCGGGGACGGTGAACAGGATGGTGCCGTTCTGGATGACACTGCGATTTCCCTCGGTCTCGACAACCGCGAGGGCGCCATAGGGCGAGATGCGTGCGGCGACGACGTGAAATCCGGGCCATGAGCGTGCGACGGTCTGGAGTTCAAGGCGGCTGGAAATGACGATCATGGTCGCGCCCGCGATGAGGACGATTAACGTCAGTGCGGTGCGCGCGAGCTTGCTGGAGGCAGTGAGGAAGATGGCGACCAGGACGTTCACGAGGGCGATGATCGTGGCGATCTGAAGCGAGTCGAAGAGTCGGAGCAAGAGAAGACTGGCGAGCAGACCTCCGACGGCGGAGCCGATAGCTTCCAGCAGATACATGGAACTGGTGGCATAGGAGATTTCCGGCATGTGCTCGGCGTAGCAGCGGCTTCCGGCAGTGAAGAGCCATCCGGAAAGTGGGCAGTAGATGGCCAGCGTAAAGAGGGTGGTGACGATAATCGGAACGGGCCCGAGTGCTTCGCCGGGAGACGCATTCCAGTAGGCGCGACTGCTGCGGACAAGAAAGATGGCGAAATAAATGGCGAGCGCGCTGGCGGTAAGAAGGGCGGCGAGCACACGGCTCGGGAGCTTCCTGCGAAACAACCGGCCGAAGAGGTTGCTGCCGACGGCGGTGAATGCAAGCCAGGCGGCAAGCATGATCCCGAGCGAGAGTTCGTTGCCGTAAGAGGCGACCAGGAGTTCGCGCATGAGAATGATCTGCCCGATGACAGCTGAGAATCCGACGGTGACGAGAGCAATGCGGAGGTGGAGTGGCGGTTGCGCAGTTGCGGGTTGTGCAGGCGAGGCCATGACGAAATCAGATGGGCCGCTGCGTTCAACAACAGTGCCATAGTAACGACTTTATCCGCGCAGTTCTGTGACGGGAGCGGTAGTGGATCTCAGGTGAGACCTTAAAGCAGGTGATTCCGAGTGGCGCTAACCGGTAGTTTCAATTCGGGAAAACGGAGAGTAAGGCGTTTATTTTCAAGTCGCCGGAAATTGGATCAGCCTAGAATTAAGCGAATGTAATCGCTCGGCCAGGGAGGCTGCTCCATGCCTCCGGCTCCGCAAATTCGTCCCGACCCGATTCGCTTCAGCGACTTCGAACTAGACGTTCGCAGGGGACAGTTGCGCAAGAACGGCGTACCGAGCCATCTGCAGGAACAATGCCTTCAAATCTTGAAAATGCTGCTTGCCCATCCGGGTGAGGTGGTTACGCGTGAAGACTTGCGCGCCCGACTCTGGCCCAACGGCACGGTTGTTGAATTTGACCACGGGGTAAACGCGGCGGTGATGAGGCTGAGAGAGGCGCTGGGAGATTCCGCCGGACACCCGAAATTCATAGAGACAGTTCCGCGAAGAGGCTACCGGTTTATCGCACCTGTGAAGGAGACGGGCGGTGCCGAAGTGTCTGCTCTTGCAACGAGCGAATCAACATCCGAGCCGGCGTGGACGCTGGAGCCGGAAAGGTTCGATCACTATGACGTGATAGGCAAGATTGGGGCGGGGGCGACAGGAGTGGTGTATCGAGCTCGAGACCGGAGGCTTGGGCGCGAAGTCGCGGTGAAGGTGCTGCTTTCATTGCACTCGTCGGAACCGCAGGCGCTCCGGAGGTTCAGACATGAGACGCTGGCGACGATCGCGTTGAACCATCCGAACATCGTTGCCGTGTACGACGTGGGAGAGGCGGATGGGGTTCCGTACATCGTTACGGAATTGCTGCAAGGCAAGACGCTGCGGGAGCGTATGGAGCAGGAGCACTTGTCGCATGAAACAGCGACGGAGTATGCGATCCAGATACTGCGAGGACTTGCGACGGCGCACGAAGCGGGCATTGTTCATCGGGACCTGAAGCCAGAGAACATCGTCATTACCAAAGACGATTGCGTGAAGATCCTCGACTTCGGACTGGCAAAACATAGTGCAGTCAGCCAGGAAGGGCCGGAAGCGCTGACGGGTTCGACGGAGTGTACGTCTCCGGGGGTAATGCTGGGGACGGTGGGGTATATGGCGCCGGAGCAGGTGAGGGGCGAGGCAGTGGACTTGCGTTCCGACCTGTTCGGCTTCGGCACGGTGTTCTACGAGATGTTGACGGGAAAGCGGGCGTTTGCCGGGACGACGGCAGTCGATACGCTTAGCTCGATTCTGAACAGCGAGCCGGAAGAGCTGCATTCAGGTAAATCGGCGATTCCGACAACCTTGCAGGCAGTGCTGCGACGTTGTTTGGAGAAGCTGCCGGACAGGCGCTTCCAGAGTGCGCGGGAGGTGCTGGAGGCGTTGAAGGAAAAGGCTTCCGTGAGGTGGAGAGTTCCGGCGAAGCTGTGGCGGTGGGCGGCGCTGGTTGTGCTCGCGGTATCGGTAGGTGCTGCCGGATCGTACATGGCGCGACGGATACGTCCTATGCAGTCACAGACGGTGTATAGCGAAAGCTCGACGGCGCTCGATGCGTATCAGA encodes:
- a CDS encoding fused MFS/spermidine synthase; its protein translation is MASPAQPATAQPPLHLRIALVTVGFSAVIGQIILMRELLVASYGNELSLGIMLAAWLAFTAVGSNLFGRLFRRKLPSRVLAALLTASALAIYFAIFLVRSSRAYWNASPGEALGPVPIIVTTLFTLAIYCPLSGWLFTAGSRCYAEHMPEISYATSSMYLLEAIGSAVGGLLASLLLLRLFDSLQIATIIALVNVLVAIFLTASSKLARTALTLIVLIAGATMIVISSRLELQTVARSWPGFHVVAARISPYGALAVVETEGNRSVIQNGTILFTVPDLAAAEEAVHFPLLQHPSPRTVLLIGGGLNGSIAEILKYPTVERVDYVELDPAVIRISRDHFPQLWASLIADRRIHIHELDGRLFLNSTPLRFDVVILSLPEPQTAQINRFYTEESFQEVSAHLNPGGVFGFQMHASEEYLNPQMKAFLRCLNATLQRAFAHTITIPGEVVHFIATAQPALLTTDPQLLLTRLDQRGVRTTFFRDYYLPFRITPERVTSLAESLKPTETTRINRDFVPIAYFFNIELWSTQFNSRYRDAFNTIAKIPFAAVIWAIFALLLISAVTNSSRRVAAGYSVAMMGLTLMVLEILLLLGFQAVYGYVFNELALIIAGFMIGMATGSWLALRHTENRNSIRLLWLTQVAAVVVLLAVTPLIVGMGKLTAFGLPTIFLHAVFLVFAVLCGIVGGFQFPIGMRIFSHVRQPASPGTLYGLDLFGACVGALVISMWLIPVFGFYKTAGIVALANLGPILLAARTPRNS
- the amrB gene encoding AmmeMemoRadiSam system protein B; the protein is MRKSFIAGVYAIAVLLAIVSCRGAEQPKDRAAAVAGTFYPADPTQLAAFVDGELAKAGVLQVGGTLIGLVVPHAGYPYSGPVAAYSYAQLKGKKFKRVVLIGPSHFEEIGFSSVYNGDAYTTPLGKVLVDREFAKKLASQGRSIRLSGAGHAVGQQSEHSLEVQLPFLQRTLGDFKIVPIVMGDQSYGAMRELGMGLAKLLKDDPDTLMVASSDLSHYHPYEDAARRDHNFLDAVTHNDFLSMSHNLESGIWEACGGGPIVTVMIAAQHLGASSPRVLKYANSGDVTGDKGRVVGYSAMALVKGADEAVETKAAIADEGRAELLKIARLSVETAVREHKMYEPPPPKLTELQLERGAFVTLTRKGELRGCVGYPSAVMPLYMVVRDVAALAAVRDTRFSPVKPEELKDLEYEISVLSPFVHVLDVKNIQVGRDGLIARKGSLEGYLLPQVPVEEHWNRDTFLEEIGIKAGLEKDAWRDADTDLFTFSAVVFSDHEKLKN
- a CDS encoding protein kinase; the protein is MPPAPQIRPDPIRFSDFELDVRRGQLRKNGVPSHLQEQCLQILKMLLAHPGEVVTREDLRARLWPNGTVVEFDHGVNAAVMRLREALGDSAGHPKFIETVPRRGYRFIAPVKETGGAEVSALATSESTSEPAWTLEPERFDHYDVIGKIGAGATGVVYRARDRRLGREVAVKVLLSLHSSEPQALRRFRHETLATIALNHPNIVAVYDVGEADGVPYIVTELLQGKTLRERMEQEHLSHETATEYAIQILRGLATAHEAGIVHRDLKPENIVITKDDCVKILDFGLAKHSAVSQEGPEALTGSTECTSPGVMLGTVGYMAPEQVRGEAVDLRSDLFGFGTVFYEMLTGKRAFAGTTAVDTLSSILNSEPEELHSGKSAIPTTLQAVLRRCLEKLPDRRFQSAREVLEALKEKASVRWRVPAKLWRWAALVVLAVSVGAAGSYMARRIRPMQSQTVYSESSTALDAYQKGREYLHRYDKKGNVEKATSSFEAAVKSDPKFALAYAGLGDAYWIKYRLGKDPKWIEQGLVNAKQALELNGGLAAVHVTLGRNYWAKGDQQLAQNEFGQALRMDPLDADAHIGLGSVYEKQGRAADAEAELRKATDLRPDYWIAHNELGTFYRRQGRNNESAQQLRAALEVVPDNAGVHTNLALALRGLGQEKEAEAELKRALELDPTYHAYNNLAVFYFYQRRFTESVEMTEAALKLNDTDYRTWLTLAIAYEWIGEHEKAQAAYARELTLLEPFVKANSREHTAHADLGVLYARQQHRDRALAQIQSALALAPDDRQVLASAGEVYETLGDRTKALIYMKKAQQRGWTIQDGETNPDLRSFMADKNVRRALKASSGKGYRSAQ